From Pararhizobium sp. A13:
ACCGGATGAAAACACTCGAGGGCCTGTTCGATTCAACACGGCTTTTTCGCAAGCCGCTTTAAAAGGAGCACCAAACAGCGAGGCGACGCCGGACCTAGAGAAGGATGTCGCGAACCGCAATTCAACAGTGGTATAATTGCCGCCTGCATCCAGGCGGTTTCAAATTTTGAAAATAAAATGAAGGTGTTCTGGCTGCGAATGTCTTGTCGCAAAGGAGACACCACCTGTCACATAAGCTTCATCGGACCCCAGTATCAGCTTCCATCGAAGCTGACTGATATAACCACAAGAGGAGAAGACCAGTGATTTCACATATGCGCCGCCTGCTTTCGCTTTCGACCGCCATGGTCGTGGCATCGACCGCCATCGCGGCTGCCGAGCCGAGCGCCGAACTGATTGCCGCTGCCAAGGCAGAAGGCACGCTGACCACGATCGCCCTGCCCCACGACTGGTGCGGCTACGGCGGCGTCATCGAAGGCTTCAAGGCCAAGTACGGCCTGACCGTCAACGAACTCAACCCGGATGCCGGTTCGGGCGATGAAATCGAAGCTATCAAGGCCAACAAGGACAACAAGGGCGACCAGGCTCCGGACGTGATCGACGTCGGCCTCTCCTTCGGCCCGTCCGCCAAGGCCGACAAGCTGATCCAGCCTTACAAGGTCGAGACTTGGGACACGATCCCGGACACCGCCAAGGACGCTGAAGGCTACTGGTACGGCGACTATTACGGCGTCATGGCCTTCGAAGTGAACAAGGACCTCGTCAAGGAAAGCCCGAAGGATTGGGCCGACCTGCAGAAGCCGGAATTCGCCAACATGGTAGCCCTTGCCGGTGACCCGCGCACGGCAAACCAGGCCATCTCCGGCGTTTTCGCAGCCGGCCTTTCGGGCGCTGCTGGTGACGTTGCAAAGTCCGGCGAAGCTGGCCTTGCCTTCTTCAAGGAA
This genomic window contains:
- a CDS encoding ABC transporter substrate-binding protein → MISHMRRLLSLSTAMVVASTAIAAAEPSAELIAAAKAEGTLTTIALPHDWCGYGGVIEGFKAKYGLTVNELNPDAGSGDEIEAIKANKDNKGDQAPDVIDVGLSFGPSAKADKLIQPYKVETWDTIPDTAKDAEGYWYGDYYGVMAFEVNKDLVKESPKDWADLQKPEFANMVALAGDPRTANQAISGVFAAGLSGAAGDVAKSGEAGLAFFKELNAKGNFVPVIGKSAPLAQGTTPIILRWDYNALADRDTLAGNPPVDVIIPASGVVAGVYVQAISAYAPHPNAAKLWMEYLYSDEGQLGWLKGYCHPIRFNDLAKNGKIPQDLLDKLPPAAAYEKAVFPTLAEQEAYKETITKGWDTVVGANVQ